In a single window of the Halobaculum lipolyticum genome:
- a CDS encoding DUF7344 domain-containing protein yields MPSGGGPADHATAGGPDDDDEPQHVSEEELFDVLGNTRRRNALHAIVGAEERTHELGELSERVAAWENDVDVAEVDYAERKRVYTALQQSHLPKLDDAGLVEFDKDRGTVDATPALEDVEIYLDVVRGDEIPWSEYYLGLSAVSAALLAAVWVDAYPFTMVPDLGWFAFVVVAFAVSAAVNRYFSTGMKLGGDSSPPGVE; encoded by the coding sequence ATGCCGAGCGGCGGCGGCCCGGCCGACCACGCCACGGCCGGCGGGCCGGACGACGACGACGAGCCGCAGCACGTCTCCGAGGAGGAGTTGTTCGACGTGCTCGGGAACACGCGCCGGCGCAACGCGTTGCACGCCATCGTCGGCGCGGAAGAGCGCACCCACGAGTTGGGCGAACTCTCCGAGCGCGTCGCCGCCTGGGAGAACGACGTCGACGTCGCGGAGGTGGACTACGCGGAGCGCAAGCGGGTGTACACCGCGCTCCAGCAGTCGCACCTCCCGAAACTGGACGACGCCGGATTGGTCGAGTTCGACAAGGACCGCGGCACCGTCGACGCGACGCCCGCGCTGGAGGACGTCGAGATCTACCTCGACGTCGTCCGGGGCGACGAGATCCCGTGGAGCGAGTACTACCTCGGGCTGTCGGCGGTGTCGGCGGCGTTGCTGGCGGCGGTGTGGGTCGACGCCTACCCGTTCACGATGGTGCCCGATCTGGGCTGGTTCGCGTTCGTCGTCGTCGCGTTCGCGGTGTCGGCGGCCGTGAACCGCTACTTCTCGACCGGGATGAAACTCGGCGGCGACAGCTCCCCGCCGGGAGTCGAGTGA
- a CDS encoding beta strand repeat-containing protein: MVLVVAVVIAAPVLVGVDAGSVTGGLPVDDVGGIAVGADDGGGGAAVAPAVRGNFSLGEADVRVAGNGMRARAGQSVAGVGDVNGDGAADFAVAAPGADAGANGSGAVYLFYGPVTPGELNVSAADATFTGVVVNDSAGAAVAGDDLDGDGFGDLVIGAPGVDAAGNGTGNGSAGNGTDDAGAGAVYVVYGGESLSGTQSLSEADLTLTGVSTGDEAGDAVGVVSRRGAAADRGGAVLVGAPEADTPEANNSGAAYVVSATDRPTGTRSLADADAAFYGEDDNDLAGLSVVGAGDVDGDGRADAAIGAPAVDTNRSNGTNEGAVYVVSGVFQASNATALADLPIRFDGNASGDFAGYDVAGGADVNGDGLDDLLIGAPFADGNGSDAGTAYVVFGRQGLGGGTLARADRRYDGVAAEDLAGYSVALTGTACGPRADVLIGAPGTDTAGEEDTGAAFFVENGGDTRNASLGDADGRIAGEGDDDEAGSAVAGAGDLGGNASEDVLVGAPRNDARAGDGGAAYVLFGECADENESRVEGVPASMFDGDASAVVDGEPDDDSETGDQSDDGSDDETDDSDDNDDSDENASGGSDDTGSEDDDGGSSGGDAGDGDDPDDSGSDGDEDPESSSDDGSDPADDDDTSGSSDAEDTSDAEADGTDAPSATGSDAGTDGTESTDEPAETAGDDSDADGADGADGADDDNDADDPDGANDEDGTDAAADTTTTDVGASEESEESEDPESPGSEDGTSTSTDGGEEPDDANTGEAGDGSGGDDGTTPSGSDTATPADDTATGDAPPGDGEQTGDTDSTPAGDGTDEGAGTTTETGQTDGADGGEGTEDVGDTTDEPSDDADGPGDGDDGQESPDGADSAPGESTDTSDGESDGDAGDEGDDAGGTGTPGSDQPDDAGEGTDDGDGASSTPAEESGTDPTPAGDGTADPADDDTSTADEEANGGDGTGEGQSTDQGPTDTPGDGSAETPADGDGGADDSDADGSDADDSEQGSTDDPSGPAGPPNGNGPPDDAQSGDDDGPPGQGPPDEDGGASDETEQAASEEGQNTAGGQQGAGGGDTGDGGTGTGPPDGPPGQQSDDGEGAAPPEDGSSNGTASAGSGSSGGDGGDAGGSDGTAGDAPDGAQGTDGTGDDSDANGNGEGNEDGANGNSGANGNGNDNGANGNGNSGANGNGNGNSGANGNGNGNGNGAKGNGNADTGGDAGAGEQGDDGESADGTGSDVEDADEGNDDGEAEDGEQNDENDETDGNGDDDAEEDEDGADAEDGLVGWLFDVVR; the protein is encoded by the coding sequence GTGGTTCTGGTCGTCGCGGTCGTGATCGCCGCGCCGGTCCTCGTCGGCGTCGACGCGGGATCGGTCACGGGTGGCCTACCGGTCGACGACGTCGGCGGCATCGCCGTCGGCGCGGACGACGGGGGCGGCGGAGCGGCGGTCGCCCCCGCAGTCCGCGGGAACTTCTCACTCGGCGAGGCGGACGTCCGCGTCGCCGGAAACGGCATGCGCGCCCGGGCGGGCCAATCGGTCGCCGGCGTGGGCGACGTGAACGGCGACGGCGCGGCCGACTTCGCCGTGGCGGCGCCAGGGGCCGACGCCGGCGCCAACGGCAGCGGCGCGGTGTACCTGTTCTACGGCCCGGTCACGCCCGGAGAGCTGAACGTCTCGGCCGCCGACGCGACGTTCACCGGTGTCGTCGTCAACGACTCCGCCGGTGCGGCGGTCGCCGGCGACGACCTCGACGGCGACGGCTTCGGCGACCTCGTGATCGGCGCCCCCGGCGTCGACGCCGCCGGGAACGGAACCGGCAACGGGAGCGCCGGCAACGGGACCGACGACGCGGGCGCCGGGGCGGTGTACGTCGTGTACGGCGGCGAATCGCTCTCGGGCACGCAGTCGCTCTCCGAGGCCGACCTCACGCTGACGGGCGTCTCGACGGGCGACGAGGCGGGCGACGCCGTCGGGGTGGTGTCGCGGCGCGGGGCGGCGGCCGACCGGGGCGGCGCCGTCCTCGTGGGCGCGCCGGAAGCGGACACCCCGGAGGCGAACAACTCGGGCGCGGCGTACGTCGTCTCGGCGACGGACCGGCCGACCGGAACCCGGTCGCTCGCCGACGCGGACGCGGCGTTCTACGGCGAGGACGACAACGACCTCGCCGGACTGTCGGTGGTCGGCGCGGGCGACGTCGACGGAGACGGGCGGGCCGACGCCGCCATCGGCGCGCCGGCGGTCGACACGAACCGCTCCAACGGGACGAACGAGGGCGCGGTGTACGTCGTCTCCGGGGTGTTCCAGGCGTCCAACGCGACCGCCCTCGCGGACCTGCCGATCCGGTTCGACGGGAACGCGAGCGGCGACTTCGCGGGGTACGACGTCGCCGGCGGCGCGGACGTCAACGGCGACGGGCTGGACGACCTCCTGATCGGCGCGCCCTTCGCCGACGGCAACGGGAGCGACGCGGGGACGGCGTACGTCGTCTTCGGCCGGCAGGGGTTGGGCGGCGGGACCCTCGCCCGCGCCGACCGGCGCTACGACGGGGTCGCCGCCGAGGACCTCGCGGGCTACTCGGTGGCGCTGACGGGCACCGCGTGCGGCCCGCGCGCCGACGTGCTGATAGGCGCACCCGGGACGGACACGGCCGGCGAGGAGGACACGGGGGCGGCGTTCTTCGTCGAGAACGGCGGCGACACCCGGAACGCGAGCCTCGGCGACGCCGACGGGCGGATCGCCGGCGAAGGCGACGACGACGAGGCCGGGTCGGCGGTCGCCGGCGCCGGCGACCTCGGCGGCAACGCCAGCGAGGACGTGCTCGTCGGCGCGCCGCGCAACGACGCCCGCGCGGGCGACGGCGGCGCCGCGTACGTCCTCTTCGGCGAGTGCGCCGACGAGAACGAGTCCCGCGTCGAGGGCGTCCCGGCGAGCATGTTCGACGGCGACGCGAGCGCCGTCGTCGACGGGGAACCCGACGACGACTCGGAGACGGGCGACCAGTCCGACGACGGCAGCGACGACGAGACGGACGACAGCGACGATAACGACGACAGCGACGAGAACGCGTCGGGCGGGAGCGACGACACCGGGAGCGAGGACGACGACGGTGGGAGCAGCGGCGGCGACGCCGGAGACGGGGACGACCCCGACGACTCGGGGAGCGACGGCGACGAGGATCCGGAGTCGAGCTCGGACGACGGGAGCGACCCGGCCGACGACGACGACACGTCGGGCAGTTCGGACGCCGAGGACACTTCGGACGCCGAAGCCGACGGGACCGACGCACCGTCGGCGACGGGATCGGACGCCGGCACGGACGGAACGGAGAGCACCGACGAACCGGCCGAGACGGCGGGCGACGACAGCGACGCGGACGGCGCGGACGGTGCGGACGGCGCGGACGACGACAACGACGCGGACGATCCGGATGGTGCGAACGACGAAGACGGGACCGATGCGGCCGCCGACACAACGACGACCGACGTCGGAGCATCGGAGGAGTCCGAGGAGTCCGAGGACCCCGAATCCCCCGGATCGGAGGACGGGACCTCGACGAGCACAGACGGAGGGGAGGAACCCGACGACGCGAACACGGGGGAGGCCGGTGACGGCTCCGGCGGGGACGACGGGACCACCCCGAGCGGCAGCGACACCGCCACTCCCGCCGACGACACCGCTACCGGCGACGCGCCCCCCGGCGATGGCGAACAGACCGGTGACACCGACAGCACCCCCGCCGGCGACGGAACGGACGAGGGCGCGGGGACGACCACCGAGACGGGACAGACCGACGGTGCCGACGGCGGCGAGGGAACCGAGGACGTTGGCGACACGACCGACGAGCCGAGCGACGACGCGGACGGTCCCGGCGACGGCGACGACGGGCAGGAGTCCCCCGACGGCGCCGACTCCGCCCCGGGCGAGTCGACCGACACGAGCGACGGCGAGAGCGACGGCGACGCCGGCGACGAGGGCGACGACGCCGGCGGAACCGGGACGCCGGGCAGCGACCAGCCCGACGACGCGGGCGAGGGGACCGACGACGGGGACGGCGCGTCGTCGACGCCGGCCGAGGAGTCCGGGACCGATCCGACGCCAGCCGGCGACGGGACGGCCGACCCGGCCGACGACGACACGTCGACCGCCGACGAGGAGGCGAACGGCGGCGACGGCACCGGTGAGGGACAGTCGACCGATCAGGGACCGACCGACACGCCCGGCGACGGGTCGGCGGAGACCCCCGCCGACGGCGACGGCGGCGCCGACGACAGCGACGCCGACGGCAGCGATGCCGACGACAGCGAACAGGGGTCGACCGACGACCCGTCGGGTCCCGCCGGACCCCCGAACGGGAACGGCCCGCCCGACGACGCGCAGTCGGGGGACGACGACGGACCGCCGGGCCAGGGTCCCCCCGACGAGGACGGCGGAGCGAGCGACGAGACGGAGCAGGCGGCGAGCGAGGAGGGCCAGAACACAGCCGGCGGGCAGCAGGGTGCCGGCGGCGGAGACACTGGCGACGGAGGCACCGGAACGGGACCCCCCGACGGACCGCCGGGACAACAGAGCGACGACGGGGAGGGAGCCGCGCCGCCGGAGGACGGCTCCTCGAACGGCACCGCCAGCGCGGGCAGCGGGTCGAGCGGGGGCGATGGGGGCGACGCCGGCGGATCCGACGGGACCGCCGGTGACGCACCGGACGGAGCGCAGGGGACCGACGGGACCGGCGACGACAGCGACGCGAACGGGAACGGCGAAGGTAACGAGGACGGCGCGAACGGCAACAGCGGGGCGAACGGCAACGGGAACGACAACGGCGCGAACGGCAACGGCAACAGCGGCGCGAATGGTAACGG
- a CDS encoding integrin alpha codes for MVRIDGAAAVVVAVAVVAVLAPAVAGVGPAGAAGGGATTATTATTPTAATGAANAVDPAGDPAGGTVAPDRRGILEGRTDLTDADASIGGAGPGDRTGRTVAGVGDVNGDGEPDVLVGAPRNDSRALNAGAVFLFYGPVDRGDVNVTDADAAFYGLDTEDRLGSSIAGGDVDGDGDSDLVIGAPGVDAEGTDSGAAYVVYGGDSVSSGDVTDVADVSLAGVGGGDGAGNAVGVVGAGRVDEADAGGGVVVGARAANTSEGTSAGAVYVVDLRDGFEGARSLADADSTFLGEDDNDAAGIAVAGVGDVDDDGREELAVGAPAADAPGPDGRNRGAVYVLSDVLSGGTRSLDEADVRLNGATARDRAGSALAGGADVNGDGVDDLVIGAPFADATGRNAGAAYVVFGGDLADGSLADADRRLTGVEAGDLAGFSVATVGAACGDAADVLVGAPRSDTANGNDSGAAYLIDGEVRPGSTSLADADATLLGATPEDEAGSAVAGVGDVGGDDAEEVLVGAPRAQNRGIAYVVFGDCAEPQQGDDDDRDDDDRDDDDRDDDDRDDDGLTQVSLAVSCTANDTGRIVAKNPNDDPVRVVVTGPNGFERRTTLDPEEDGDDDTLRLTGLANGDYTVRTLTADADRETVGRDTVEVDCGPSNGDAPDLDLVESNVTCAADGGVLTVTNPNDVAVQVDVEGPNGTEENVTLAPAGEENDTERFEALANGTYTVFTLTDEDDPRSAGRERVTVACAPPDDGAPDLDGVETALDCTDEGGALTVTNPNDAAVQVEVRDTDFMEQVTLDPAGEDGDEAVFEELENGTYTVTTFADDGNDTEIDTETVEVDCPPATVTTTAGNGTVTTTANGTETETETETETETETETETETETETETETETETETETETETETETETETETETETETETEVPEDDETETETPEDDEEENGDEGDNGGDGDDGDEEENGEDEENGEDEENGEDEENGDDGDDSEEGDDADGDDEDDGDEENGEDDENDGDDGDETDGNGDDAAEEDEEE; via the coding sequence ATGGTACGAATCGACGGGGCGGCGGCGGTCGTCGTCGCGGTGGCGGTGGTGGCAGTGCTCGCGCCGGCCGTGGCCGGGGTCGGTCCGGCCGGCGCGGCTGGCGGGGGAGCGACGACGGCGACGACGGCGACGACGCCCACGGCGGCGACGGGCGCCGCGAACGCGGTCGACCCCGCGGGGGACCCGGCCGGCGGGACGGTCGCCCCCGACAGGCGCGGGATACTCGAGGGACGGACGGATCTGACGGACGCCGACGCGAGCATCGGCGGCGCCGGTCCCGGCGACCGGACGGGTCGAACCGTCGCGGGCGTGGGCGACGTGAACGGCGACGGCGAGCCGGACGTGCTCGTCGGCGCGCCGCGCAACGACTCGCGCGCGCTCAACGCCGGCGCCGTGTTCCTGTTCTACGGTCCCGTCGACCGCGGCGACGTGAACGTGACCGACGCCGACGCGGCGTTCTACGGGCTGGACACCGAGGACCGACTGGGGTCGAGCATCGCCGGCGGCGACGTCGACGGCGACGGCGACAGCGACCTCGTGATCGGCGCGCCCGGCGTCGACGCCGAGGGCACCGACTCCGGCGCGGCGTACGTCGTGTACGGCGGCGATTCGGTGTCGAGCGGTGACGTCACCGACGTCGCGGACGTCAGCCTCGCCGGCGTCGGCGGCGGCGACGGCGCGGGCAACGCGGTCGGCGTGGTCGGCGCGGGCCGCGTCGACGAGGCGGACGCCGGCGGCGGCGTCGTCGTGGGCGCGCGGGCGGCGAACACCTCCGAGGGGACGAGCGCCGGCGCGGTGTACGTCGTCGACCTCCGGGACGGCTTCGAGGGAGCTCGCTCGCTCGCGGACGCCGACAGCACGTTCCTCGGCGAGGACGACAACGACGCCGCGGGCATCGCGGTCGCGGGCGTGGGCGACGTCGACGACGACGGGCGCGAGGAGCTGGCGGTCGGCGCGCCCGCCGCCGACGCCCCCGGACCGGACGGCCGGAACCGGGGGGCGGTGTACGTCCTCTCGGACGTGCTCTCCGGCGGAACACGGAGTCTCGACGAGGCGGACGTCCGCCTGAACGGGGCGACCGCACGCGACCGTGCCGGCTCGGCGCTGGCGGGCGGCGCGGACGTGAACGGCGACGGCGTCGACGACCTCGTGATCGGCGCGCCATTCGCCGACGCCACCGGCCGGAACGCCGGCGCGGCGTACGTCGTCTTCGGCGGCGACCTCGCCGACGGGAGCCTCGCGGACGCCGACCGCCGCCTCACCGGCGTCGAGGCGGGCGACCTCGCGGGCTTCTCGGTCGCGACGGTCGGCGCCGCCTGCGGCGACGCGGCGGACGTGCTCGTCGGGGCGCCCCGCAGCGACACCGCTAACGGCAACGACAGCGGGGCGGCGTACCTGATCGACGGCGAGGTACGCCCCGGGTCCACGTCGCTGGCCGACGCCGACGCGACGTTGCTGGGCGCGACGCCGGAGGACGAAGCCGGCTCGGCCGTCGCCGGCGTCGGCGACGTCGGCGGCGACGACGCCGAGGAGGTGCTCGTCGGCGCGCCGCGGGCACAGAACCGCGGCATCGCGTACGTCGTCTTCGGCGACTGTGCGGAGCCACAACAGGGCGACGACGACGACCGAGACGACGACGACCGAGACGACGACGATCGGGACGACGACGATCGGGACGACGACGGCCTGACGCAGGTGTCGCTCGCGGTGTCGTGTACGGCGAACGACACGGGTCGGATCGTCGCGAAGAACCCGAACGACGACCCCGTTCGCGTCGTCGTCACGGGACCGAACGGCTTCGAGCGGCGGACGACGCTCGACCCCGAGGAGGACGGCGACGACGACACCCTCCGGCTGACCGGGTTGGCGAACGGCGACTACACCGTCCGCACGCTGACGGCCGACGCCGACCGCGAGACGGTCGGCCGCGACACCGTCGAGGTCGACTGCGGGCCGTCGAACGGCGACGCCCCGGACCTCGACCTCGTCGAGTCCAACGTCACCTGCGCGGCCGACGGCGGCGTGTTGACGGTGACGAACCCCAACGACGTGGCCGTGCAGGTCGACGTCGAGGGACCGAACGGCACCGAGGAGAACGTGACGCTGGCGCCCGCGGGCGAGGAGAACGACACCGAGCGGTTCGAGGCGTTGGCGAACGGCACCTACACCGTCTTCACGCTCACCGACGAGGACGACCCGCGCTCGGCCGGTCGCGAGCGGGTCACGGTCGCGTGCGCGCCGCCCGACGACGGCGCCCCCGACCTCGACGGCGTCGAGACGGCGCTCGACTGCACGGACGAGGGCGGCGCGCTGACGGTGACGAACCCCAACGACGCCGCGGTGCAAGTCGAGGTCCGGGACACCGACTTCATGGAGCAGGTCACGCTCGACCCGGCGGGCGAGGACGGCGACGAGGCGGTGTTCGAGGAACTGGAGAACGGCACCTACACCGTCACGACGTTCGCCGACGACGGGAACGACACCGAGATCGACACCGAGACCGTCGAGGTCGACTGCCCGCCGGCGACGGTAACCACCACGGCCGGAAACGGTACCGTGACCACCACGGCGAACGGGACCGAGACGGAGACTGAAACTGAGACTGAAACTGAGACCGAGACTGAAACTGAGACTGAAACTGAGACCGAGACTGAAACCGAGACGGAGACCGAGACCGAGACGGAAACGGAAACGGAGACTGAGACTGAGACTGAGACTGAAACCGAGACGGAGACGGAAACAGAGACCGAGACCGAGGTCCCCGAAGACGACGAAACCGAGACGGAAACGCCCGAAGACGACGAGGAGGAGAACGGCGACGAGGGCGACAACGGTGGCGACGGCGACGATGGCGACGAGGAGGAGAACGGCGAGGACGAGGAGAACGGCGAGGACGAAGAGAACGGCGAGGACGAAGAGAACGGTGACGACGGCGACGACAGCGAAGAGGGTGACGACGCTGACGGAGACGATGAGGACGATGGAGACGAGGAGAACGGAGAGGACGACGAGAACGACGGTGACGACGGCGACGAGACCGACGGAAACGGTGACGACGCCGCGGAGGAGGACGAGGAGGAGTGA
- a CDS encoding PGF-pre-PGF domain-containing protein, with protein MKRLAAALALLALSGALVFPSAAAPFALTQSDRIAQDVALVPGSGPNGDYAYLDEDDELVVDLTASNPNLAGDVEGVNPDGVTTLADVFRVRYNGSRYAHVWITDESDAVTFTVDGQPIDSESSNVTLGPNESVAVGVVVDTTGGTADGLLDAIEVNARVADPETAIDTGSRRSSDSTGGAADGMSIQQSAPSGTERSVEIRDADESATVDLGSMSMDGSENVTLDELDLTAGGDTVALDLAAVAPNASGSGTSTIGVEPLAAVEVTEADAGSVDAATLRFSVSPDYLAERGVAPAELAVFRTSDGETSALPVRVVGARDDGRVVFEADTPGFSTFTVAASRPSVGVAEASLSASSIDRNDTATVTARVVNEGRANGTRTVTLTLDGAPVAERTVALGPNETTTVTFEVAPGAAGTYDVAVDGTAAGTLVVSDADGSADAASDAGTAASTEAAVGTPAGTAAPTGSSGDEAIGSEDGEDQPLATAEPVEEPAAVGLPAVGGLALAAALLVAALALVRRVSR; from the coding sequence ATGAAACGACTCGCGGCCGCACTCGCCCTGCTCGCCCTCTCGGGAGCGCTCGTGTTCCCGTCAGCCGCGGCGCCGTTCGCCCTCACGCAGTCCGACAGGATCGCCCAAGACGTCGCCCTCGTCCCCGGCAGCGGTCCAAACGGCGACTACGCCTACCTCGACGAGGACGACGAACTGGTCGTCGACCTCACCGCCTCGAACCCGAACCTCGCGGGCGACGTCGAGGGCGTCAATCCCGACGGCGTCACGACGCTCGCCGACGTGTTCCGCGTCCGCTACAACGGCTCGCGCTACGCGCACGTCTGGATCACCGACGAGTCCGACGCGGTCACCTTCACCGTCGACGGCCAGCCGATCGACTCGGAGTCGAGCAACGTCACGCTCGGCCCGAACGAGTCCGTCGCCGTCGGCGTCGTCGTCGACACGACCGGCGGGACGGCCGACGGCCTCCTCGATGCGATCGAGGTGAACGCCCGGGTGGCCGACCCCGAGACGGCGATCGACACCGGTAGCCGGCGGTCGTCCGACTCGACGGGCGGCGCCGCCGACGGCATGTCGATCCAGCAGTCGGCACCCAGCGGGACGGAGCGGTCGGTCGAGATCCGGGACGCCGACGAGTCGGCGACCGTCGACCTCGGCTCGATGTCGATGGACGGCTCCGAGAACGTCACGCTCGACGAACTCGACCTGACCGCCGGCGGCGACACCGTCGCCCTCGACCTCGCGGCGGTGGCGCCGAACGCCAGCGGGAGTGGGACGAGCACGATCGGTGTCGAGCCGCTGGCGGCCGTCGAGGTGACCGAGGCGGACGCCGGCAGCGTCGACGCGGCGACGCTCCGGTTCAGCGTCTCCCCCGACTACCTCGCGGAGCGCGGGGTCGCGCCGGCCGAACTGGCCGTGTTCCGCACGAGCGACGGCGAGACGTCGGCACTGCCGGTGCGCGTCGTCGGCGCACGCGACGACGGCCGGGTCGTCTTCGAGGCGGACACGCCCGGCTTCTCGACGTTCACCGTCGCCGCGTCGCGCCCGTCCGTCGGCGTCGCCGAGGCGTCGCTGTCGGCGTCGTCGATAGACCGGAACGACACCGCGACCGTCACCGCCCGGGTCGTCAACGAGGGCCGCGCGAACGGCACCCGGACGGTGACGCTGACGCTCGACGGCGCGCCCGTGGCCGAGCGCACCGTCGCGCTCGGGCCGAACGAGACGACGACCGTCACGTTCGAGGTGGCGCCCGGGGCGGCCGGCACGTACGACGTCGCGGTCGACGGGACGGCCGCGGGCACGCTCGTCGTGAGCGACGCCGACGGCTCCGCGGACGCCGCGTCCGACGCCGGGACCGCCGCGAGTACGGAGGCGGCAGTCGGGACGCCGGCCGGGACGGCGGCGCCGACCGGGTCGTCCGGGGACGAAGCGATCGGAAGCGAGGACGGGGAGGACCAGCCGCTCGCGACCGCCGAGCCGGTCGAGGAGCCGGCGGCGGTCGGACTGCCAGCTGTCGGCGGCCTGGCGCTGGCGGCGGCGCTGCTGGTCGCGGCGCTGGCGCTCGTCCGACGGGTGTCGCGGTGA
- a CDS encoding mandelate racemase/muconate lactonizing enzyme family protein, translated as MSRNYDSLHDPNAEYTMRELSGETMGVTAKRGGGRDVEITDVQCTMVDGNFPWTLVRVYTDAGIVGTGEAYWGAGVPELIERMKPMVVGENPLDIDRLYEHLIQKMSGEGSVEGVTVTAISGIEVALHDLAGKILEVPAYQLLGGKYRDEMRVYCDCHTEEEADPEACADEAERVVEELGYDALKFDLDVPSGFEKDRANRHLRPGEIRHKAEIVEAVTERVKDKADVAFDCHWTFSGGSAKRLADAIEEYDVWWLEDPVPPENLEVQEEVTKSTVTPITVGENRYRVTEERRLIENQAVDIIAPDMPKVGGMRETRKIADVANQYYVPVAMHNVSSPVATMASAHVGAAIPNSLAVEYHSYELGWWEDLVEEDVIEDGYITIPEDPGIGVTLDMDTVEEHMVDGETLFDEA; from the coding sequence ATGAGCAGGAACTACGACTCGCTCCACGACCCGAACGCGGAGTACACGATGCGGGAGCTGTCGGGCGAGACGATGGGCGTCACCGCCAAGCGCGGCGGCGGCCGCGACGTCGAGATCACGGACGTGCAGTGCACGATGGTCGACGGGAACTTCCCGTGGACGCTCGTCCGCGTCTACACCGACGCGGGCATCGTCGGTACCGGCGAGGCGTACTGGGGCGCGGGCGTCCCGGAACTCATCGAGCGCATGAAGCCGATGGTGGTCGGCGAGAACCCGCTCGACATCGACCGCCTGTACGAGCACCTCATCCAGAAGATGTCCGGCGAGGGCTCCGTCGAGGGCGTCACCGTCACCGCCATCTCCGGCATCGAGGTCGCGCTGCACGACCTCGCGGGCAAGATCCTCGAGGTCCCCGCCTACCAGCTGCTGGGCGGCAAGTACCGCGACGAGATGCGCGTGTACTGCGACTGCCACACCGAGGAAGAGGCCGACCCCGAGGCGTGTGCCGACGAGGCCGAGCGCGTCGTCGAGGAACTCGGCTACGACGCGCTGAAGTTCGACCTCGACGTGCCCAGCGGTTTCGAGAAGGACCGCGCGAACCGCCACCTGCGGCCGGGCGAGATCCGGCACAAGGCCGAGATCGTCGAGGCGGTGACCGAGCGCGTGAAGGACAAGGCCGACGTGGCGTTCGACTGCCACTGGACGTTCTCGGGCGGGTCGGCCAAGCGCCTCGCGGACGCCATCGAGGAGTACGACGTGTGGTGGCTGGAGGACCCCGTCCCGCCTGAGAACCTCGAAGTGCAGGAGGAGGTCACGAAGTCCACCGTCACGCCGATCACGGTCGGCGAGAACCGCTACCGCGTGACCGAGGAGCGCCGCCTCATCGAGAACCAGGCGGTCGACATCATCGCGCCCGACATGCCGAAGGTCGGCGGGATGCGCGAGACCCGCAAGATCGCTGACGTGGCGAACCAGTACTACGTCCCGGTCGCGATGCACAACGTCTCCTCGCCGGTCGCGACGATGGCCAGCGCCCACGTCGGCGCCGCCATCCCGAACTCGCTGGCCGTCGAGTACCACTCGTACGAACTCGGCTGGTGGGAGGACCTGGTCGAGGAGGACGTCATCGAGGACGGCTACATCACGATCCCCGAGGACCCGGGGATCGGCGTCACCCTCGACATGGACACCGTCGAGGAACACATGGTCGACGGCGAGACGCTGTTCGACGAGGCGTAG